The Carnobacterium divergens genome includes a window with the following:
- a CDS encoding cysteine desulfurase translates to MIDAKALKKDFPILFQEINDEPLVYLDNAATSQKPQQVLDALKTYYQRDNANVHRGVHTLAERATAKYELARQKVKTFINAKETAEVLFTRGTTTSLNWVAKSFGEANVNEGDEIVISYMEHHSNIIPWQQLAKKQKATLRYIELTPTGELDLASAKKLITAKTKIVAITHVSNVLGVVNPIAELTEIAHQVGAVMVVDGAQSVPHMAVDVQQLDVDFYAFSGHKMLAPTGIGVLYGKRSLLEKMEPIEFGGEMIDFVYLEDSTWKELPWKFEAGTPNIAGAIGLGAAIDYLTEVGMEDIHHYEQELVAYVVPKLQEIPGITIYGPTDPAKRTGVITFNLEGVHPHDLATAMDMEGVAVRAGHHCAQPLMNYLEVNSTARASFYFYNTKSDADTFIKALLATKEFFTNGPF, encoded by the coding sequence ATGATTGATGCCAAGGCCTTAAAAAAAGATTTTCCAATCCTTTTTCAAGAAATCAATGACGAACCACTGGTTTACCTTGATAATGCCGCAACGAGCCAAAAGCCACAGCAGGTTTTAGACGCGTTGAAGACGTATTACCAAAGAGACAATGCCAATGTACATCGAGGGGTTCATACGTTAGCAGAACGAGCAACTGCCAAGTACGAACTAGCCCGTCAAAAGGTCAAAACCTTTATTAACGCTAAAGAAACGGCAGAAGTTCTGTTTACAAGAGGAACAACAACCAGCTTAAATTGGGTCGCTAAAAGTTTTGGGGAAGCGAATGTCAACGAAGGTGATGAAATTGTGATTTCCTATATGGAACATCATTCGAATATCATCCCGTGGCAGCAGCTAGCTAAAAAACAAAAAGCAACTCTTAGATATATTGAGTTAACACCAACTGGTGAATTGGATCTAGCCAGTGCTAAAAAACTGATTACCGCAAAAACCAAAATCGTAGCGATCACCCACGTTTCTAACGTGTTAGGAGTAGTCAATCCGATTGCAGAATTAACTGAAATCGCTCATCAAGTAGGAGCGGTGATGGTTGTTGATGGCGCGCAATCAGTCCCACATATGGCAGTCGATGTGCAACAGTTAGATGTTGATTTCTACGCCTTTAGTGGCCATAAAATGCTAGCGCCAACCGGCATCGGTGTCTTATATGGCAAACGCAGCCTACTAGAAAAAATGGAGCCGATTGAATTTGGTGGGGAAATGATTGATTTTGTGTACCTTGAAGACAGTACATGGAAAGAGTTGCCTTGGAAATTCGAAGCAGGCACGCCGAATATAGCAGGAGCAATTGGCCTAGGTGCAGCGATTGATTATCTAACAGAAGTAGGCATGGAAGACATTCATCACTATGAACAAGAATTAGTGGCCTATGTAGTGCCAAAGCTTCAAGAAATTCCAGGAATTACGATTTATGGCCCAACTGATCCAGCGAAGCGAACAGGTGTGATTACCTTTAATCTTGAAGGCGTTCATCCTCATGATTTGGCAACGGCGATGGATATGGAAGGCGTAGCGGTAAGAGCGGGGCACCATTGCGCGCAACCGTTAATGAATTATTTAGAAGTCAATTCGACAGCAAGAGCAAGTTTTTATTTTTACAACACTAAAAGCGACGCCGATACATTTATCAAAGCCCTTTTAGCGACAAAGGAGTTTTTCACCAATGGCCCTTTCTAG